The Candidatus Angelobacter sp. genome contains the following window.
GCACAAACGGTCCACCCGTGGCGTTGTTCGCCGCGCGGCCGGTGTCTCGCAAGCATAGCAACCGTCCCGTCGAAACCCTGCAGCCGCTGGCAAAGCGTTTGAAACTGCGGGTCCAGACCCCTTACACCGCCAAGGAGCACGCTGCGTTGGCGAAAAAGATCCTTCACGATCCCGTTTATGACGGGAAAACGGTCGTCATCTGCTGGGTGCATGATTACCTGCCGGAACTGGCGGGAAGCTTGGGTGTGAAGCCCCGACCGGCCCCATGGAAAAGCAGCGTCTTCGACCGGGTGTGGGTTATCACATACCAGGGGAAGGAAGCATCGCTCGTCAGCCTGCCTCAAAACCTGTTGCCCGGTGATTCCCGACGCTAACGCGGTTGCCGGTCGGCTACCGCACCAGCCGGAGCGAATCTGCATCGAACCAGACTTCTCCCCGCGATGCGCGCAGTTCGCAGATGAGTTCAACGGAATTCAGCGGCGGAGGAACATCAAATTCAAACGCGAGCTTCGTCCACGCGGCATCGCCCACCAGTTTGTCAGCAGCAGGACGGTTCGACCCGGAGATGCGCAATCCGGCGCCGGCGCCTTTTTCATCGCCGTTCAACGGTGCGATACCCGCTCCCCGGGCCAGCCCTTCAAAACGGTAATGCCCGCCTTCCAGCGTCACCCGGGCGCGCCAGGAAGCCGTGCAGTTGTCAGTCGCCGTAATGTGCAGCAGTGATTTTCCCTTGTCTGTCGGGCGGTCAAGTTTCCCGGTG
Protein-coding sequences here:
- a CDS encoding histidine phosphatase family protein, with translation MKTTATRAKILLTIFILLAFIRICPAQPAEIILLRHAEKPQDESNVRLSATGKERARALVRFFATTPELGTNGPPVALFAARPVSRKHSNRPVETLQPLAKRLKLRVQTPYTAKEHAALAKKILHDPVYDGKTVVICWVHDYLPELAGSLGVKPRPAPWKSSVFDRVWVITYQGKEASLVSLPQNLLPGDSRR